The Desulfobacteraceae bacterium genome segment TTTCCACCACCTCCCAGGGGAAGCGCGCCTACTGGTCGATCTCGGCGTCGATGGTACGCAGTTCCTGTTCTCAGAAGGCGCGCACCGTGCGGCGCAGCAACCGATGTTGGGGATTTAGAAACGGCTCGGACATGGGACTCTTTGACAGTTCCGTAAAAAACCCAATTTCCGCGTTGCGCTGCATCTCGAAGTCGCTGCGGCGTACCTTAAGTACGCCTCACTCCTCGAGATTTGCGCGCCTTGAACTTGGCCTTTTTACGAAACTGTCTGGATTTTTTTTAACGGTCCATCAATCTTTGGTAGCACGTTTTAACGGGGGCAGTTCATGAAACCGGCACGCAATGGCTCTTTCGTACCCCTTCCGGGCAAACTTGTAAATAGTCGATGCGGGCCTGCGGACAATGGGGGCGTTGCAGGGAAAAATAGCGGGGAAGGGGGCCTGCCAGTGGTGGCGGCAGGCCCCTGGGAGCCGGATCCGGCAAACTCAGCTCCTCAGGCGCACTTCAAGCAGTTTCAAGGTGGCGCTGCCCACCGCTGAGATGTCGCCCACCACCTGGAGTGGCAGGTTGGTGGCCGGGTCGATGAAGATCGCGATGTTCTTGTGAAGTCCGAGAAATGAAAAATTCTCCGGCTCGTCCAGCTGCGAGGGGAGGGGCTCCGCCGTCAGCGCGATTTTAAGCGCTTTCAGCTCGCCGTTGCGTCGGGTTTGGGTCTGCTGTTTTTTTTCAATATAGTCCACCTTCAGGCTCTGCAGCCCTTGGGGTTGAAGCAGCACGCGGTGAAGCTGCCTTTTCCCGAAAACACACAGCCAAAGAGGCTGGCCGTGCTTCAGGCCTTCGGCGGCGGATACGATGTAGACCAGAGCCAGGCGGTCGGTCACGCCGCTGCAGCCCAGCGCGGCAAGGTCGTGGGAGTAGAAATTTTCGGGGAAAACGGGCCATGTGTCCGGTTCGCCCTGGGCCTCGGCCTTGGTTTGGGGTTCGCGGTTCGTGCGAAAAACACCCGTCTCGGTGAACCGGTAGGTTTTTTCGAAATCCCCTTCCCCCCGCCGGAGTCGGTATCTTCCCAGGGCGGCGGCGTCATCCGGGTTGATCCAGAGCGCGTTGGTGATGTTCACCGGGGCCCGGAAGGCGAAGTCGATCATCATCTGCAGGCCGAGGTGCAGGGTTTGCGGGCCCGAGGCCGCTATCGGCGCGCCCTGGGGGCTTTCCAGGAGCACGGCCTGGGCCTGGGCGGCGGTCAGCGACTGCAGCTGGATGCCGGCGGTCAAATCGACCACCAAACTCTTGGCGCGGAACTGCAGCGCCTCCCACGTCACGCGCTGGGGCTGGAGCCGGTCCTGGGCCCAGGCGCTCCCAGGCAGAGTGCCCCAGACCGGCACCAGCAAAAATACGGCAAAAGTGGTTAGCATCGGCAGGCGTTTCATCGTGTATTCCTCCTGCAAATTTCAAGACGGGATTTGGATCGGGCGGGCAACAGGATTATTACCAATGGTGATACCGATATGCCGTCTGTCAAATCCGCAGGCCGTCCATTTAAAGGCGCGGGCCGCTGAACCGTGATGCACCCTTTGGGCTGAAGGCGACAGGCTTAAGGGCCTCGGCAAGAAATAATGCCACATCTTGCTTGTCTTTTGGCCCGTCACCGGCGTTACATCCGCCGGCACATATCCCGATATGCACCGGCGAATGTGCCTGGGTGACGAACCAAAATCCGGCGCAATATTGTCGAATTATTTATTGCCGCGACCCTAAGGGCGGCGCGGCTATTGCCTCGCACCAAAAAAGCACTAGGTTTATATTGTTTAGCCCTCCAGGGAAATCCGGCGAAGTGCCATATGGCGTGCGCGAGGGCCGGTTTTGGAAAAATCCGTATTTCTGCCGGCCGCGCGCTCTTTGTGACCGTCGCCGTAACCTTTCCAAACCAGCATGCAGATCGGCAGGCACCATGGCCCTCTCACCTGGATACGAGCATGATATCTTTATCAGCTATGCCCATAACGACAACTTTGGGATTGCCGATCGTCCGGGGTGGGTCGATGTGTTTGAAGAGACGATCGACAACTGGCTTCGCAAGCGTAGGGGGATGAAAAATCTTCGCATCTGGCGCGACAAGCGGCGGATGGACGGCAACACCCTCTTCGACGACGCCATCCGCAACGCCATCGACACCTCGGCCCTCTTCCTGGCCCTGACCTCCCGCAACTATCTACTGTCGGACTACTGCCGCAGAGAGCTGCAACGCTTTCACCAGCACCACGGCCGGCATCCGGGCGGGCTGAGAATCGGCGACAGTTCCCGCATTTTCAACATCCTGCTCAACAACATTGCCTTCCGCAACTGGCCGGCTGAATTCCAGGGCACCAGCGGCTTTCCGATGCACGATGCCCGCCTGGAGAACGAAATCGGCGATTTCATTTCCCCACGCGACGACGCCTTTGAGAAAGGGATGCGGCCGATCGTGGATGCGCTCGAAAAAACTTTTGAGCAATTGATCCCCGCTCCCGCTGTTGAAAGCACCGCCCCCGGCGACCGGGTCACGATCTTCGTGGCCGATGTGCCCGAAGCGCTGGAAGATTTCAAGGACCGCATCATCGCCGAGGCGCAGTCCCGCGATGCCCTGATCCGAAGCGACATCCCGCCCCCCATGACGGTCGCCGAACACGAGGCGGCCGTTAGCGGGGTGCTGGCCCAGTCGCGGTTCGCCGTCCACCTGTTGAGCCACTGGCCGGGCAGAAAACTGTCGGACCGCAAGGACCTCACCTTTCCCCGGCAGCAGCACGAGATCGCCTTCAAACACGCGATTCCCCAGCTGGTCTGGGTGCCGGAAGACCTAAACATCGCCGCCATCGAAAACGAGGAGCAGCGCCGCTTTCTGGAAAGCTGTGAAAACCGGCCACGGGTCCTTGGGCAGTATGAGTTTGTTCGCTGCCTGCAAAGCGAGTTCGTGAACCTGGTGGGCGAGCGGATTGCTGGTCTGGCGGCGGATGCCCGGGATGAAAGCCGGAGCCTGAGCTACCTCATCGACACCCACCAGAAGGATCAGCGCTATGCCTTCCGCCTGGCCGATTTTCTGCTGGACAAAGGGGCGGACGTCGATTTCAACCATGAATCTTCCGATCCGTTGGTGAGCTTGGTCAAATTCGAGCAATCGGTCAAGAAGGTCAAAAACCTGGTCCTGATCTGCGGCCAGGTGGGCCCGGCCTGGCTGGTGGGGCGCATCAAAAAGGCCTTCAAGGCCGTCTGCGAGCAATTCGAGACCGAGGAACGGCTGGGTCTTGAGCATATCTGGCTTTTCCTGGCCCCGAGCAGCAGCGGCAAGCCCGATCTGCCCGCCTTTCCCCCCCTGATCAAAATTAATGTCCTGGACAACAGCCGCTCCCCCGAGATCGACCCCCAGGTGACCTCGAAACTTCTCTCGGGCGGGGTCACGCCATGAACGGCGCGGATCAGGCGGCCAACCCGTTTGTCGGTCTGCGACCTTTTGACGGACGCGACAGCCTCTATTACTTCGGCCGCAAAGAGCAGAGCCACGCCCTGTTGCAGCAGCTCTACGCCAACCGCTTCGTGGCGGTGATCGGCAGCTCCGGCTGCGGCAAATCCTCCCTGGTGCGGGCAGGGCTGATCCCCAACCTGGAGGCCGGGTTTCTGGTCCAGGATCGGGACCTGTGGAAGATCGCGATCTTCAAGCCGGGGGACGCGCCGATCTTCAATCTGGCCGCAGCCCTGGCACAGGCCGCCGGGAAGGCCGGCACCCAGGCGGCCCCGGTGGGCTGGAAGCAGACGGTCCAGCGCCGCGGGGGGCATTTTCTTGCCGAGCGGCTGCGGGACGCGCTGGAAGGCCAGGACAGCAACCTGCTGGTGGTGGTGGACCAATTCGAGGAGCTTTTCCGTTTTCAGCGGGCCCGGACGACCCCGGTCCGGGAGGAAGCCGCCAATTTCGTGGCCCTCCTGCTGCACCTGGCCGAGCAGACGGCGGCCCCGGTTTACGTCGTGCTGACGATGCGCTCCGATTTTCTAGGGGAATGCGATGCCTTCCAGGGGTTGCCCGAGGCCATGAACAGAAGTCAGTACCTGGTCCCCCGCCTCACCCGCCAGCAGCGCCGGGAAGCCATTCTGGGGCCCATCCGGCTCGCCGGGGCGGACATCACCCCCCGGCTGATGGACCGGCTGTTGAACGAAAGCCTCGATGGCGGGGACGATCTGCCCGTGTTGCAGCATGCCCTGATGAGGACCTGGAACGCCTGGCGCCAGGCCGGCGGTGTGGGAGCCATCGACCTGGAGCATTACGAGGCCTCCGGCACCCTGCGTCATGCGCTGCGCCGGCATGCCGACGAGGCCCTGGAAAATCTGGATGCCGAAAGCCTGCTGATCGCCAAACGCATGTTCCAGGCCCTTACCGAGACCGATGCCGCCAATCGCCGCATCCGCAGACCGGTGTATGTGAGTCGGATCGCGGCTATCTGCGGTGAATCCGCGACCCCGGAGCGGGTCCTGGCCCTGATCGCGCGCTTCAACGCCGATAACCGCAATTTCCTGGTGCTCTCCGCCCCCAACGCGGCGGGCGAGGTCCTGGTGGACATCTCTCACGAGAGCCTGATTCGGCAGTGGAAAACCCTGACCGACTGGGTGGACGAGGAGGCCGAATCCATCCGGATCTACCGGCGGCTGGCCGAGAGCGCGGAACTCCACGCCGCGGGCAAAGCCGGGCTCTACAAGGAAACCGACCTGCAGGTGGCCCTCGCCTGGCAACGTCAGCAGCGGCCCACTGCGGCGTGGGCCGCCCGCTGCCAGGCCGATTTCCGCCAGGTCATGGACTTTTTGGCGCAAAGCGTCCGCAAGCAGAAGACCAACCGCCATTTCGTCGCTTCCCTGCTGGTCTGCCTCTATGCGTGCCTTTGTTCCTGGATGGTGATCGCCGCCACCGACGACCTGTCCCTTGCCACCAACATCCTCGTCCTGCCGGTCATCGGGACCCAGAGCGCCGCCAGCCTTATCTACACGGTGGCGCCGCTGGTGCTGATCGGTCTGCAGGTCTGGTTCCTGCTTCACCTGCAGCGTCTCCTGCGGATCCTGGCCGCCCAGCCGCGGCCCCAGACCGGGGAAAGCCCCCTCGCGGCGCGTCTGGAGACGCTGGGGTTCCAGGCCCTGGCCTGGGTGACCGTTCCGGCCGCGATGGCCGGCTTCTGGCTGCGCTACCTGCTGCGCCGCGACGCGCCAGTGACCGGCCTGCAGGTGCTGCTGCTGACCTTCTCGATCCTTCTGGCGGCGCTCTGCAGCCGCTTTTCCCGCCCGACCGTTCCAACCGAGCGACGTTCAGGCTGGCGCAGCGGGGCGGTGTGCGCCCTTTTGGCTGCCGTGCTGCTGGGGACGCTTACAATCGGAGCCTTCAAGGGGGCCCCCGAGCCGCGTCCCGGGCGGCGGGTGGACCTACGCGCCTTGATACCCTGGGCCTTTCACCAGCTTGGCTACGATCTCTTTTTCGACCTGCGCGAGCAGCGGGTTTCCAGGCTGCCGCCCGACTACTGGGAAATCCTGGCCGCATCGGACATTCGCAGGGCCGTCAAAGGCGCCTTCCTAAAGAAAGCGGACCTGCGCTATGCCGACATGTACCAGGCGTTTGTCGCCAAGGCCAATCTGAGAAACGCCGACCTGCGCGGCGCCCGGTTGCGGGAGGGCGATTTTCGGGCGGCCGATCTGCGGGGGGCCAACCTGGCCGGCGGGGACTTGCGGCAGGGGGATTTTCGTAAAACCGACTTCCGTGAGGCCCTTTTGACAGCGGTCGATTTCCGCGATGCCGACCTGCAGGACGCCCAGTTGGGGCTGGCCGACCTGCAAGGGGCCAATTTCGAAGACGCCCGCCTGGCGGGGGCGGACCTGCGCTGCGCCGATCTGCGGGGCGTCCGCGAGCTGCATGTCGAGAGCCTCGCCGGCGTGAAAACCCTCTATCGCGCTTCTCTGGACCCCGATCTGCAACAGCAGCTCCAGTCCCGAAACGGCCACCTTTTCATCAAACCGGCCGACACCTGGCACGATATGACGACCCCCAGAAACGTGGGCAAAAAAGACATCTGCGAATAACGCCGCCCCGAAGGGCGCCTTCCCGGACCCGTTGAGGTGTCGCTGATCGTCGCCAGCCTGCCGGCCCGAAACGGCCGTCGCTGCTGCCCGGGGCGAGAACTGGGCCCCGTCGCAGCGGCGATCGTGCGCGACGCTCCGGGATCCCGTAAATCCCAAAACCCAGGCACCGGCTGCCAAATTATTTTTGATTTTTTCCTTGACAAACAAGATTCCCATCTCAAAGATAAGCTTAAACATCCTCATTTTCCTACCA includes the following:
- a CDS encoding toll/interleukin-1 receptor domain-containing protein, producing MALSPGYEHDIFISYAHNDNFGIADRPGWVDVFEETIDNWLRKRRGMKNLRIWRDKRRMDGNTLFDDAIRNAIDTSALFLALTSRNYLLSDYCRRELQRFHQHHGRHPGGLRIGDSSRIFNILLNNIAFRNWPAEFQGTSGFPMHDARLENEIGDFISPRDDAFEKGMRPIVDALEKTFEQLIPAPAVESTAPGDRVTIFVADVPEALEDFKDRIIAEAQSRDALIRSDIPPPMTVAEHEAAVSGVLAQSRFAVHLLSHWPGRKLSDRKDLTFPRQQHEIAFKHAIPQLVWVPEDLNIAAIENEEQRRFLESCENRPRVLGQYEFVRCLQSEFVNLVGERIAGLAADARDESRSLSYLIDTHQKDQRYAFRLADFLLDKGADVDFNHESSDPLVSLVKFEQSVKKVKNLVLICGQVGPAWLVGRIKKAFKAVCEQFETEERLGLEHIWLFLAPSSSGKPDLPAFPPLIKINVLDNSRSPEIDPQVTSKLLSGGVTP
- a CDS encoding pentapeptide repeat-containing protein; this encodes MNGADQAANPFVGLRPFDGRDSLYYFGRKEQSHALLQQLYANRFVAVIGSSGCGKSSLVRAGLIPNLEAGFLVQDRDLWKIAIFKPGDAPIFNLAAALAQAAGKAGTQAAPVGWKQTVQRRGGHFLAERLRDALEGQDSNLLVVVDQFEELFRFQRARTTPVREEAANFVALLLHLAEQTAAPVYVVLTMRSDFLGECDAFQGLPEAMNRSQYLVPRLTRQQRREAILGPIRLAGADITPRLMDRLLNESLDGGDDLPVLQHALMRTWNAWRQAGGVGAIDLEHYEASGTLRHALRRHADEALENLDAESLLIAKRMFQALTETDAANRRIRRPVYVSRIAAICGESATPERVLALIARFNADNRNFLVLSAPNAAGEVLVDISHESLIRQWKTLTDWVDEEAESIRIYRRLAESAELHAAGKAGLYKETDLQVALAWQRQQRPTAAWAARCQADFRQVMDFLAQSVRKQKTNRHFVASLLVCLYACLCSWMVIAATDDLSLATNILVLPVIGTQSAASLIYTVAPLVLIGLQVWFLLHLQRLLRILAAQPRPQTGESPLAARLETLGFQALAWVTVPAAMAGFWLRYLLRRDAPVTGLQVLLLTFSILLAALCSRFSRPTVPTERRSGWRSGAVCALLAAVLLGTLTIGAFKGAPEPRPGRRVDLRALIPWAFHQLGYDLFFDLREQRVSRLPPDYWEILAASDIRRAVKGAFLKKADLRYADMYQAFVAKANLRNADLRGARLREGDFRAADLRGANLAGGDLRQGDFRKTDFREALLTAVDFRDADLQDAQLGLADLQGANFEDARLAGADLRCADLRGVRELHVESLAGVKTLYRASLDPDLQQQLQSRNGHLFIKPADTWHDMTTPRNVGKKDICE